The Daucus carota subsp. sativus chromosome 7, DH1 v3.0, whole genome shotgun sequence genome window below encodes:
- the LOC108194180 gene encoding putative small ubiquitin-related modifier 8 produces the protein MERANDASNGGDDLGGGRVIIKTEDDEKVTIKVQKEGMADFYFTMNRDEPLRKLMIAFCERLSLGDYRSFRYLLNGSRIRGHQTPNELEMENDDVIDAWIDQIGGASFSWS, from the coding sequence ATGGAAAGAGCCAATGATGCAAGTAACGGTGGTGATGATCTAGGTGGAGGCCGTGTGATAATTAAGACAGAAGACGATGAGAAGGTAACAATCAAGGTGCAAAAAGAAGGAATGGCTGATTTCTACTTCACTATGAACCGTGATGAACCGTTAAGAAAGCTTATGATCGCGTTCTGTGAGCGTCTGAGTCTAGGTGATTACAGGTCGTTCAGGTACCTTCTGAACGGTAGCAGGATTCGTGGCCACCAAACTCCCAACgagcttgaaatggaaaatGACGATGTTATTGATGCTTGGATTGATCAAATTGGTGGCGCTAGCTTCTCCTGGTCATGA
- the LOC108194398 gene encoding small ubiquitin-related modifier 1-like: MEESTGSNSVCFEEVDEKITLTVKGHTGNKFSFTMKRHETFLGLKTAYCESRGYGDHKNTRFIWNGKQLCCRDTPNDFGIENGDVIDAVLSLRGC, translated from the coding sequence ATGGAGGAGAGTACGGGAAGCAATTCTGTTTGCTTTGAAGAAGTTGATGAAAAAATAACACTCACAGTTAAGGGACATACAGGAAACAAGTTCAGCTTCACCATGAAGCGTCACGAAACATTTCTAGGCCTCAAGACTGCGTACTGTGAGAGTCGAGGATACGGTGATCATAAGAACACGAGGTTCATTTGGAATGGCAAGCAGCTTTGCTGCCGCGATACTCCCAACGACTTTGGAATCGAAAATGGCGATGTTATTGATGCTGTGCTTAGTCTAAGAGGCTGCTAA